A single genomic interval of Chryseobacterium paludis harbors:
- a CDS encoding ABC transporter ATP-binding protein gives MITINNLSKTYGTATVLSIENLEIPKGETFGLVGNNGAGKTTLFSLMLDLIQPTTGFVSIDDIKVNESEAWKSKVSAFVDDTFLIGYLTPEEYFYFIGELRGQNKASVDEFLKPFHDLFNGEILNSGKYVRDLSKGNQKKVGIVGAIIGNPEIIILDEPFANLDPSTQIKLKNMIKELSKQDGVTFLISSHDLSHTTEVCNRIVVVNKGKMVKDIQTNPETLQDLEQYFADQVSLQS, from the coding sequence ATGATTACTATAAATAACTTATCTAAAACATACGGAACTGCTACTGTTCTTAGCATCGAAAATCTTGAGATTCCTAAGGGAGAAACCTTTGGGCTGGTTGGAAATAACGGTGCCGGAAAGACTACACTATTTAGTTTAATGCTGGATCTGATTCAGCCTACTACTGGTTTTGTAAGCATTGATGATATTAAAGTGAATGAATCTGAAGCATGGAAAAGTAAGGTTTCAGCATTCGTAGATGATACATTTTTGATAGGCTATCTGACACCAGAGGAATATTTCTATTTCATTGGAGAGTTAAGAGGACAAAATAAGGCTTCTGTAGATGAGTTCCTGAAGCCGTTCCATGATCTATTTAATGGAGAAATATTGAATTCCGGAAAGTATGTACGTGATCTGTCAAAAGGGAATCAAAAGAAAGTAGGAATTGTGGGAGCTATTATTGGTAATCCTGAGATCATTATTTTGGATGAGCCTTTTGCTAACCTGGATCCTTCAACACAGATAAAGCTTAAAAATATGATCAAAGAATTATCTAAACAGGATGGTGTAACATTTCTTATATCAAGTCACGATCTATCACATACAACTGAAGTATGTAATAGAATTGTAGTTGTTAATAAAGGGAAAATGGTTAAAGATATTCAGACTAATCCTGAGACTCTGCAAGATCTGGAGCAGTATTTTGCTGATCAGGTTTCTCTACAATCTTAA
- a CDS encoding DUF5687 family protein, which translates to MFLRFLRLEIKSFFRGTSVGINMAMKILRFMGILYFMACLAGGAFAAFFYVQEELHQDPLKIVSRFLIIGWVVDLIAKYIWQEMPTQNIKPFLTLNIPKKTLVNYMLIKTFLSAFSWLNSLFFITFSIIALFNGYGFLEIFAWFVGISSLFYLNNFINIFFNDKETVAIVVAAIFGIVGVLGYYQIIPVLSYSEMVFYSFFEKPYFAVIALALFLGLWWICFKHVRKEFYLDQGLEAKKTVGKTENIAFLNKYGALGTFINNDIKMLRRNKVTKGILLGSFFFVFYGLLMFVATVYKTPAMMMFMGLFVTGGFQFLFGQRVPAFDSSYYPLMMTLNVPYKEYLKAKWWLMNIVTCLSMVLALFYAYFGWEIYITFLAAGLYNMGVNSQFTLWSGAFNKTQIDLNSKEKRMGQKNSFNLKAMLLLIPKMLLPMAVFAASKHFFGMTGGVISIAILGLIGFLFREKIFDIIVRHYKREKYSTLDAFKNKD; encoded by the coding sequence ATGTTTTTAAGATTCCTTAGGTTAGAAATCAAGAGTTTTTTTCGTGGTACTTCCGTTGGGATTAATATGGCAATGAAGATTCTCCGTTTTATGGGGATTCTTTATTTTATGGCATGTTTAGCCGGTGGGGCATTTGCCGCTTTTTTCTATGTACAGGAAGAACTCCATCAGGATCCTTTAAAAATAGTTTCCAGATTTTTAATTATAGGATGGGTTGTTGATCTTATTGCCAAATATATCTGGCAGGAAATGCCGACACAAAATATAAAACCTTTTCTTACTCTTAATATTCCAAAGAAAACATTGGTCAACTATATGTTGATAAAAACCTTTTTATCTGCTTTCAGTTGGTTAAATTCCCTTTTCTTCATTACATTTTCTATTATAGCCTTATTCAACGGATATGGATTCTTAGAGATCTTTGCATGGTTTGTAGGAATTTCCTCACTTTTTTATCTTAATAATTTCATCAATATTTTTTTCAATGATAAAGAAACAGTTGCCATTGTAGTGGCGGCTATCTTTGGAATAGTTGGTGTATTGGGTTATTATCAGATTATTCCGGTATTATCTTACTCGGAAATGGTGTTTTACAGCTTTTTTGAAAAACCTTACTTTGCTGTAATTGCTCTGGCTTTGTTTTTGGGACTATGGTGGATTTGTTTTAAACACGTTCGTAAGGAATTTTATCTTGATCAGGGTCTAGAGGCAAAAAAGACCGTTGGTAAGACCGAAAATATAGCGTTTCTTAATAAATATGGGGCTTTGGGGACATTTATCAATAACGATATTAAAATGCTCAGACGAAACAAAGTAACGAAAGGTATTTTATTAGGCAGTTTCTTTTTTGTTTTTTATGGACTCTTAATGTTTGTCGCCACGGTGTATAAAACTCCTGCTATGATGATGTTTATGGGATTATTTGTAACCGGAGGTTTTCAGTTTTTATTTGGACAGAGAGTTCCTGCTTTCGACAGCTCTTATTATCCTCTGATGATGACACTTAATGTACCCTACAAAGAATATCTCAAGGCAAAATGGTGGTTGATGAATATTGTGACTTGTCTCTCAATGGTGCTTGCTTTATTTTATGCCTATTTCGGTTGGGAAATATACATTACTTTTTTGGCCGCTGGTTTATATAATATGGGAGTGAATTCTCAATTTACACTTTGGTCGGGTGCATTTAATAAAACGCAGATCGATTTAAATTCAAAAGAAAAGAGAATGGGGCAGAAAAACAGTTTTAATTTAAAAGCAATGCTATTGCTTATTCCTAAAATGCTGCTGCCAATGGCCGTATTTGCCGCTTCAAAACACTTCTTTGGGATGACCGGAGGGGTAATTAGTATTGCCATTTTAGGATTAATTGGTTTCTTGTTCAGGGAGAAAATCTTTGATATCATCGTAAGACATTACAAAAGAGAAAAATACAGTACACTGGACGCATTCAAAAATAAAGATTAA